Genomic segment of Geminocystis herdmanii PCC 6308:
GTTTACTTATAACTATGGCAATGGTGATTTTTATTCAGGTTATGGTTATACTTCTGAAAATACCTATACAGAAGGTCAAGTATTAGATGGATTTATTAACTCTACAGATAGTAGTGGTTATTATACCATTGACTTGATTGATTCGATCGACTGGTACAATGATTCAGATAATTCTATTTATATCACTACTTACTACGACAATAGTGGTTTTGGGGAAACCAATATGGTAAATGCCTATGGTGACAACGGTTTAGGCTCAGAATCTGGTTGGATATATAGCTATAATGAGAATGAAGAAAATGAATATTTTGACAACTCTCTCGAAGTCGATTTAGATTATGAACGTTATTTTGTTCAATATTATGAGTTTACTTATTACTATGGCAATGGTGACTTTTACTCAGGTTATGGTTACACTGCTAATAACACCTATAGTGAAAATCAGACATTAGAAGGATTTAGCAACTCTACAGATAGTATGGGTTATTATACCATTGACTTAATTGATTCGATCGAGTGGTATGGTAATTCAGATAACTCTGTTTACGTCACTACCTATTATGACTCTGATACAGGTTATGGTAATCTTTCTGCTTTATCCGCCCACGGAGAAAATGGTTTAGGCTCAGAATCAGGCTATGCTTACGAACATTATAATTGGGAAGATGGACTTTATTTTGATAATCAGATCGAAATTGATCTCAATAATGACTTTGCCAAATATACTTTTACCTACTACTACAGTGGAGATAAAAACGATACTAGCCAAGATTATTATACGGGTTATATTTATGCTCCTACCGATTACTATAAAATCGGGGAGTATTTTGACTATTCCGTTGAGTTGAATGAAAGCGGATTCAATGGGAAATATTATATTGAAACGATCGAATTAGGAGAGTATAGTGATTTAAAAGGTACAATACAAATAACTAATTATTATGATGCTCAATCAGATTCTAACTTAAATGTTTCTGTAGAATCCAATAACTATACTTACTTAGGTTGGGAATATGCACACATTGAGGGAGATTATGACACCTATAATTACTTTGGTGCAGATTTTTACGAAGTAAATCCCCTTATCAAAAATCGTCAATGGGAAATAGTCGATGATGTTAATGTCTTTCTACCTGAAATTCAGACGATGGTAAAAAATAATAATATTACATCAGATAGTTTACTAAATGATACTATTGATCGTTTTCGTACGGGAGACGGTTCATATATTTTTGTAGGACAAGAAGAACAACAAGATATAGTAGAAAATCAACCCCATTTTGTCAATGAAGGAATAGCGTTTAGTGCATCCCTTGACGCACAAGATGATTTAATTGCCTTGAATCGTTTTCAACACAGGGAAAAATCAGGAGCATATTTGTACGCTACAGAGGAAGAAAGTATTAGCATTCGCCAAAATAATCCAGAATTTGTGGAAGAAGGAATAGCTTTTTATGCTTTTTCTGCTGATGCCAATAAAGGAGTTGACTTTTACCGCCTTAACAATAATGGTAGTTATATCTATGTTGCCGAAACCGAGAAAGATCAAATTATGGCACAATATTCTAATTTTATCTTAGAAGGTGTCGCATTTGAGGCGATCGTATAGTACTACTATATAGAAAAAGTTTGTAGTGATGGCTTTAGCCATTAGCCATCAACTATACTTAAGAAAATGAGGATTAAAACCCTTACTATAAACGAACAAAAAATCTTGATTAATTACTAGGCTTTAGCGTAAATTCGCCGTAAAAAAGACATATCTAAGTTACCGAAATTCACACTGAATGCCACGTTAACTTTTTCTAAACTTCTGACTAACCAACCTGCCCCTTGACTGGTAAATGATTCATAATGATTGAATAAGATGGAAAATCTTTTTTCTAGGTAGGGTTTCACTTTGCTACAAACTAAAACTAATTTTAAGAGTAAACCAATGGTTTTGGTTGTACCCATATTACTAATCATGTCCATAAAGACTAAATGACTAGGATTTTGAGGGCTATCGACAATTAAATAGTTAAATAATTGACTATAAGTACGCATTTTCAAAAATTCATCGGGTTTACTGTTATTATATTTAGGATATAGCTCCTGTAACTTGTCATAAAGTCTTTTATTAAAACTATTTTTCCCATATTTACCATCGATCGACTGTGTTACATATTCGTATAAATCATCTTTAAATAATTGATAGTTGCGAGTGTCGCTAGTGTGAGTTAAAAAACTCCGAGACACTTCTTGATAAGAGTAGCCATTTTCTACTTTCCCGACATAATGTTTTAAACTTTTTCCTAAATCTCGATCGCTCAATAGGGTAGGATTACTAATAGGTCGTATAATACGATCAGCATTCAATTCCGCCATTTTTTCCCGTCCTGCCTGTGCTACCCTGATTTGGTAGGTAACAAATTTCGATAACTTCGACTCAAATTGTTTTTCTAACTCTGTTTTAACTTTATATACCGTTTCTTGCTGTTCTGTGCTACTATCAGCACCTAAGAGACAATGATCATAAAGATAAGGATAGCGAGTAATTAAATTACCGATCACTTCTTCTTTTTTCTCAGGATGAGTTTTTCTTTCTTTTCCTTGACTAATAATCGTTGCTAAACGTTTTAATTGCTTATAATAATCCGTATGTAAAAATTCTCTGATTAACTTATGCATTATACTACAGTAAGATTCTCCATAATTTTTACTGCCTCTAGCCGGAAGTAAATCAAACAAATCGACTAACTCTACTACATAGCCTTGAGTTTTGGGATGTAACTGCCAACGGTTAACGAGAATATGACAACAACGATTTAAAATCGCAGGAAAATTATCAGAGGCTTTTTTACTACGAATTATTCGTGCTAAGATTTCTAATATCTGAGGATTGTCATAATTTCTGGCTTGAATGAATAAATAGCGAAACCTATCTAACACTTGTTGTGGTGATTGGCTTTTCACACATTCCAACAAATGATCATAAACATACTGCTCATTAACAGTAAGTTGAGTATTATGACGTTGTGATAGAGATGAAATATTCACGGCAGTTCATGATCTAGTTTATTGTGGGATTAATTATATTTATTCGACCTTTACAAGAGATGATGAAACTATATTATTTAGTTACACTAATCAAATTATAATCTAAGTCTTTAATTTATCTATCAGCTAAAATACTGAATTTTTTATTTTTTTTATCTATGAAAACTTTTACTAATCTACAATCTATCCGTGAAATTACGGAAGCTAATGATATTTCTATTCCTGCTGATATTTTAATACAAGAATGTAGTGGAGTAAGTACAGATACTCGTAATTTAAAAAAAGGAGAAATTTTTATTGCTTTAGAAGGTGAAAATTTTAATGGTCATAATTTCCTTAATCAAGCAATTGAAGCTGGAGCGATCGGACTTATTACGAATGAAAAATATACGAACTTAGAACTTAACAAAATACCAAATTTTCAAGTAAAAAATACCCTTCAAGCCTATCAAAAAATAGCCCATTGGTGGAGAGAAACCCTTGATATACCTATCATTGGCATAACTGGTTCGGTGGGTAAAACTACCACAAAAGAATTAATTTCGGCGGTATTAAGTACTCAAGGAAAAGTATTAAAAACTGAAGCTAATTATAACAATGAAATAGGTGTTCCAAAGACTCTTTTACAAATAGATGAAAGTCATAATTTTGCAGTGATTGAAATGGCTATGAGAGGAAGGGGCGAAATAGCACTCTTAACGGAAATTGTCAACCCAAATATTGGGGTAATTACCAATGTTGGAACAGCACATATTGGACGATTGGGTTCGAGGGAAGCTATTGCAAAAGCGAAATGTGAATTATTAGCAAAAATGGATAATTCGGGCATAGCAATTCTTAACGCTGATAATGATTTATTAATCAAAACTGCTTCTGAAGTGTGGGAAGGTGAAACTATTACTTATGGCTTAAATTCGGGTAATTTTCGGGGTGAATTAATCAATTCCGACACTCTGAAGGTGGATAACAAATTATATCCTTTACCTTTATTGGGAGAACATAACGCGCTTAATTATTTAGGGGCATTGGCTACAGCTAAAGTATTAGGTATCGATTTATCTATTTTAGAGGAAGGTATCGAGGTTAATTTACCCAAAGGAAGGGCAAAACGTCATCAATTAGCTAACGATATTCTCGTTTTAGATGAAACTTATAACGCTG
This window contains:
- a CDS encoding UDP-N-acetylmuramoyl-tripeptide--D-alanyl-D-alanine ligase, giving the protein MKTFTNLQSIREITEANDISIPADILIQECSGVSTDTRNLKKGEIFIALEGENFNGHNFLNQAIEAGAIGLITNEKYTNLELNKIPNFQVKNTLQAYQKIAHWWRETLDIPIIGITGSVGKTTTKELISAVLSTQGKVLKTEANYNNEIGVPKTLLQIDESHNFAVIEMAMRGRGEIALLTEIVNPNIGVITNVGTAHIGRLGSREAIAKAKCELLAKMDNSGIAILNADNDLLIKTASEVWEGETITYGLNSGNFRGELINSDTLKVDNKLYPLPLLGEHNALNYLGALATAKVLGIDLSILEEGIEVNLPKGRAKRHQLANDILVLDETYNAGLESMIASLHLLKQTEGTRKIAVLGTMKELGEYAPQLHRQVGETVKALNLDMLLILADEDVTKTMAEGSIDIPTEIFSNHQDLLQYLNSTVTKGDRILFKASNSVGLSKVVDEFLLNN